From a region of the Acidobacteriota bacterium genome:
- a CDS encoding methyltransferase domain-containing protein yields MSEPMHPRRHQGPRSNGALLKHFLAHPTQTGAVASASASLADRIVDAAALRGAETVVELGPGTGAITERLLPALEPGTTFFAIEINPDFARATRERCPGVEVHEDSATNLRRYLALHGREACDRIVSSLPWASFAANLQDELLDEITAALAPGGRFVTYAYLTGLFLSGGRRFRGELRRRFRRVFHDEIVWKNFPPALVYVALR; encoded by the coding sequence ATGAGCGAACCGATGCATCCCCGGCGCCACCAGGGGCCGCGCTCGAACGGGGCCCTCCTGAAGCACTTCCTCGCGCATCCGACACAGACGGGAGCGGTGGCGAGCGCCTCGGCCAGCCTCGCCGACCGGATCGTCGACGCAGCCGCGCTCCGCGGAGCCGAAACGGTCGTCGAGCTCGGGCCGGGGACCGGCGCGATCACCGAGCGGCTGCTCCCGGCGCTCGAGCCGGGGACGACCTTCTTCGCGATCGAGATCAATCCCGATTTCGCCCGCGCGACGCGCGAGCGGTGTCCGGGCGTCGAGGTCCACGAGGACTCGGCGACGAACTTGCGCCGGTACCTCGCGCTGCACGGGCGCGAAGCGTGCGACCGGATCGTGTCGAGCCTCCCGTGGGCCTCGTTCGCCGCGAATCTCCAGGACGAACTCCTCGACGAGATCACCGCCGCGCTGGCCCCGGGGGGAAGGTTCGTCACGTACGCGTACCTCACGGGCCTGTTCCTCTCCGGCGGCCGCCGCTTCCGCGGAGAGCTGCGCCGCCGCTTCCGGCGCGTCTTCCACGACGAGATCGTCTGGAAGAACTTCCCGCCGGCGCTGGTCTACGTCGCCCTCCGGTAA
- a CDS encoding bifunctional folylpolyglutamate synthase/dihydrofolate synthase: protein MPAIRVPSRARDGRHGRGAEPAARDAGQAPAPVVERAGAGRRRGGCRVTSSHRDPLIDWLYGLRGPSLKWDLDTAAAFREVLGYPDRGLAVVHVAGTNGKGSVAAMLHAIAIEAGLDAGLFSSPHLVRPEERIRVGRDEIDPATFRSLIGELREIAARALEERRLPRHPSFFEMMTAAAWLAFSRSRMRLGVFEAGLGGRLDATNVMTPMLAVITTISRDHVKTLGGSPAAIAKEKAGIVKPGVPVLLGFVSGEVREVVRRVARRRGAPLHEAAREIEIRPAGGQAWEIGTPEGVHRGIVPALPGEHQVRNAALAIRASEILRSRGLPLPAEAAARGVAAVRWPGRLERLGTGPSFLLDAAHNEEGAAALGTFLGRAAAPRPRRVLLFGLTEGRDAAAMFAPLEGLVDGVIVTRPPVKRAQPPWRVARSLSRRRVAVEAIPEVSHALVRARELAGPRGEVVVAGSLYLVGEVRALLTGESGPGQPRSERVPPIAASRRPVA, encoded by the coding sequence ATTCCAGCGATCCGAGTTCCTTCTCGAGCACGGGATGGTCGACATGGTCGTGGAGCGGAGCCGGCTGCGCGAGACGCTGGCCAGGCTCCTGCGCCTGTTGTGGAGCGAGCCGGCGCCGGCCGGCGGCGCGGGGGGTGCCGCGTGACGTCATCGCATCGCGATCCGTTGATCGACTGGCTCTACGGCCTCAGGGGCCCGTCCCTCAAGTGGGATCTCGACACGGCGGCGGCGTTCCGCGAGGTGCTCGGCTATCCCGACCGCGGCCTCGCCGTCGTGCACGTGGCCGGCACGAACGGGAAAGGCTCCGTCGCGGCGATGCTCCACGCGATCGCGATCGAGGCGGGACTCGATGCCGGCCTGTTCTCGAGCCCGCACCTCGTCCGTCCCGAGGAGCGGATCCGCGTGGGGCGGGACGAGATCGACCCGGCCACCTTCCGCTCGCTGATCGGCGAGCTGCGGGAGATCGCGGCGCGAGCGCTCGAGGAGCGGCGCCTGCCGCGCCATCCGTCGTTCTTCGAGATGATGACCGCCGCAGCGTGGCTGGCCTTCTCCAGGAGCCGAATGAGGCTCGGCGTCTTCGAGGCGGGGCTCGGCGGCCGGCTCGACGCGACGAACGTGATGACGCCGATGCTCGCGGTCATCACCACGATCTCGCGCGACCACGTGAAAACGCTCGGCGGAAGCCCCGCCGCCATCGCGAAGGAAAAGGCGGGGATCGTCAAGCCGGGCGTGCCGGTGCTCCTCGGCTTCGTCTCCGGCGAGGTGCGGGAGGTCGTCCGCCGGGTCGCCCGGCGCCGCGGCGCGCCGCTGCACGAGGCGGCACGCGAGATCGAGATCCGGCCAGCCGGCGGGCAGGCGTGGGAGATCGGAACGCCGGAGGGCGTCCACCGCGGAATCGTCCCGGCGCTGCCCGGCGAACACCAGGTGCGCAACGCCGCGCTCGCCATCCGGGCGAGCGAGATCCTCCGCTCCCGCGGACTGCCGCTTCCGGCGGAAGCCGCTGCCAGGGGTGTGGCCGCCGTGCGCTGGCCGGGCCGCCTCGAACGCCTGGGAACGGGGCCGTCGTTCCTTCTCGACGCGGCGCACAACGAGGAGGGGGCGGCCGCTCTCGGCACCTTCCTCGGGCGGGCCGCCGCCCCGCGCCCCCGGCGCGTGCTCCTGTTCGGTCTCACCGAAGGACGCGACGCCGCCGCGATGTTCGCGCCCCTCGAGGGCCTCGTCGACGGCGTGATCGTCACGCGCCCGCCGGTCAAGCGGGCACAGCCGCCGTGGCGCGTGGCGCGCTCCCTCTCGCGGAGGCGGGTCGCTGTCGAGGCGATCCCCGAGGTGAGCCACGCGCTCGTCCGCGCGCGCGAGCTCGCGGGGCCGCGGGGAGAGGTGGTGGTGGCCGGCTCGCTCTACCTCGTGGGCGAGGTGCGCGCCCTCCTCACCGGAGAGAGCGGCCCCGGCCAGCCTCGCAGCGAGCGGGTGCCGCCGATCGCCGCCTCCCGGCGGCCGGTGGCATGA
- a CDS encoding acetyl-CoA carboxylase carboxyltransferase subunit beta: MAWFRKDKKPKTAPPGRTSQIPEGLWVKCAGCKEIIFRKEVLRRAWVCPKCGYHFQISARQRLDAILDEGWTEFDGALASTDPLKFKDRKSYRDRLREYREKTGLNDALISADGAIEGIPVFACAMEYAFMGGSMGSVVGEKVTRAAERSLTERRPLIVISTSGGARMQEGALSLMQMAKISAALARLSDAAIPYLSVLADPTTGGVTASYAMLGDVIIAEPRALIGFAGPRVIEQTIRQKLPEGFQRSEFLLEHGMVDMVVERSRLRETLARLLRLLWSEPAPAGGAGGAA; the protein is encoded by the coding sequence ATGGCCTGGTTCCGGAAGGACAAGAAGCCCAAGACCGCGCCCCCGGGCCGGACCAGCCAGATCCCCGAGGGTCTCTGGGTCAAGTGCGCGGGCTGCAAGGAGATCATCTTCCGGAAGGAGGTCCTGCGCCGGGCGTGGGTGTGTCCCAAGTGCGGCTATCACTTCCAGATCTCCGCGCGCCAGCGCCTCGACGCCATCCTCGACGAGGGGTGGACCGAGTTCGACGGGGCGCTCGCCTCGACCGATCCGCTGAAGTTCAAGGACCGCAAGTCGTACCGCGACCGGCTGCGCGAGTACCGTGAGAAGACCGGCCTCAACGACGCCCTCATCTCGGCCGACGGCGCGATCGAGGGCATCCCGGTCTTCGCGTGCGCGATGGAGTACGCGTTCATGGGCGGCTCGATGGGTTCGGTGGTGGGGGAGAAGGTGACCCGCGCCGCCGAGCGGTCGCTCACCGAGCGGCGGCCCCTGATCGTGATCTCCACCTCCGGCGGCGCGCGGATGCAGGAGGGGGCCCTTTCGCTGATGCAGATGGCGAAGATCTCGGCCGCGCTGGCGCGGCTCTCCGATGCGGCGATTCCGTACCTGTCGGTGCTCGCCGATCCGACGACGGGCGGCGTCACCGCCTCGTACGCCATGCTCGGGGACGTGATCATCGCCGAGCCGCGCGCCCTGATCGGATTCGCCGGGCCGCGGGTGATCGAGCAGACGATCCGCCAGAAACTTCCCGAGGGATTCCAGCGATCCGAGTTCCTTCTCGAGCACGGGATGGTCGACATGGTCGTGGAGCGGAGCCGGCTGCGCGAGACGCTGGCCAGGCTCCTGCGCCTGTTGTGGAGCGAGCCGGCGCCGGCCGGCGGCGCGGGGGGTGCCGCGTGA
- a CDS encoding protease PrsW, giving the protein MPAPRRRYHAWFAVTALLACGFSGTAVVALAVALAYGGWTAALAVAAAVLPLPVYAGLAIWIDRIEPEPPRLLAATFAWGASGAVLLSWGANEAASHAAVLLRWPSHHAWIAVAFAPVVEECAKAVALFALYRWCAREVDDVLDGIVYASMVGLGFGCSENVLYYGSVWAQGGEGEFAATLLARGLFSPYGHPLFTAATGIGLARALRRGKGPGPLLAGLGAAIGLHASWNLACVAGSAGAAGFAGLVYLLLWVPLFVVLLGLVAASLAREELMMRRMLAREISSLGLPSREIDALFRLRSRARLAARDLSRGWFKRLADRRRFHRAAGALAFSRLRAERGFARNPEEEEELRWEVFETARALGARWRRYRRAT; this is encoded by the coding sequence ATGCCGGCACCGCGACGCCGATACCACGCCTGGTTCGCCGTGACGGCGCTCCTCGCCTGCGGGTTTTCCGGGACGGCCGTCGTGGCTCTGGCGGTGGCGCTCGCCTACGGCGGATGGACGGCGGCCCTCGCGGTGGCAGCGGCGGTTCTCCCCCTCCCGGTCTACGCGGGTCTCGCCATCTGGATCGATCGCATCGAACCGGAGCCGCCGAGGCTTCTGGCGGCGACGTTCGCCTGGGGAGCATCGGGCGCCGTCCTCCTGTCGTGGGGCGCCAACGAGGCGGCGAGCCACGCGGCCGTCCTGCTGCGATGGCCGTCGCACCACGCTTGGATCGCCGTCGCGTTCGCGCCGGTCGTGGAGGAGTGCGCAAAGGCGGTGGCGCTCTTCGCGCTGTACCGGTGGTGCGCCCGGGAAGTCGACGACGTGCTCGACGGCATCGTCTACGCCTCGATGGTGGGGCTCGGGTTCGGGTGTTCGGAGAACGTCCTCTACTACGGAAGCGTGTGGGCGCAGGGAGGCGAAGGGGAGTTCGCCGCCACCTTGCTGGCGCGCGGGCTCTTCTCCCCGTACGGCCACCCTCTCTTCACCGCGGCGACCGGAATCGGCCTCGCCCGCGCTCTTCGCCGCGGGAAAGGCCCGGGACCCCTGCTCGCGGGACTCGGCGCCGCGATCGGGCTGCACGCGTCGTGGAACCTCGCTTGCGTGGCGGGTTCGGCAGGTGCGGCGGGGTTTGCCGGACTGGTCTACCTGCTCCTTTGGGTCCCGTTGTTCGTGGTGCTGCTCGGCCTGGTGGCAGCTTCACTCGCCCGGGAGGAGCTGATGATGCGGCGGATGCTCGCCCGGGAGATCTCGTCGCTGGGGCTGCCCTCGCGGGAGATCGACGCGCTGTTCCGCCTGAGGAGCCGGGCGAGGCTCGCGGCCCGCGATCTGTCGCGGGGATGGTTCAAGCGCCTGGCCGACCGCCGGAGGTTCCATCGCGCGGCGGGAGCGCTCGCCTTCTCGCGCCTTCGCGCCGAGCGAGGATTCGCCCGGAACCCCGAGGAGGAGGAGGAGCTCCGGTGGGAGGTGTTCGAGACCGCGCGGGCCCTCGGCGCGCGGTGGCGCCGTTACCGGAGGGCGACGTAG
- a CDS encoding response regulator, whose translation MSRRRILIIDFDRRTRQAWASLLKEQGYEVAEACTGTEVAQRLHDAPPNLVIIEPMIPGQDGFALCKALKKDEATAPAIIIASRIFTGPRYRGMARDAGADLFLEKPVKDDLLVAMVTKMLPPPSPEEIAEEEARGRESAPAPPPADVREPEPVPAMPAAAAAPETPQEVPPLLQGVTDEDIESAFGRLLLADGPGGTPRPEVPAAAPSPPASSLSPEAIASALDRLELGPEGPERTREEPPPEEAPPARSDRIEAELDRQLEARIGGDPGAEDAGTAPEPAEPPAGLRGMDPGTAELLSSLEELEQSLPESGPISGGAEREIDTSVPYEPPPPPEEERSLEEVLETIQEGAAAPTGGGAEPANPSGEKREAAASSRGTRAGLLAVVLLLAGGGGAGYLALRQPVPARPALARLAPSGEVARPAGPPVPDPIAQRPLPKPAGLIAGGERTAPREAASSGSGEAPRPAASRVRLAGIGELDGPLRLVASTSPRLPPGVPPELKRARVFVKVLVGPDGSVRDSQVMMEPGHGLGAIAREEVRRWRYEPPRAHGLPVEVWKTEVVDFGR comes from the coding sequence ATGAGCCGCCGACGCATCCTGATCATCGACTTCGACCGGCGCACGAGACAGGCGTGGGCATCGCTCTTGAAAGAGCAAGGCTACGAGGTCGCCGAGGCGTGCACCGGGACGGAAGTGGCGCAGCGCCTGCACGACGCCCCGCCGAACCTCGTGATCATCGAGCCGATGATCCCCGGCCAGGACGGCTTCGCCCTGTGCAAGGCCCTCAAGAAGGACGAAGCCACGGCCCCCGCGATCATCATCGCTTCCCGGATCTTCACCGGGCCGCGCTACCGGGGCATGGCGCGGGACGCCGGGGCCGATCTCTTCCTCGAAAAGCCGGTGAAAGACGATCTCCTCGTGGCGATGGTGACGAAGATGCTCCCGCCGCCGTCGCCGGAGGAGATCGCGGAGGAGGAGGCCCGCGGCCGGGAGAGCGCTCCGGCCCCGCCGCCGGCCGACGTACGCGAACCCGAACCCGTCCCGGCGATGCCCGCCGCCGCGGCCGCCCCGGAGACGCCGCAGGAGGTTCCCCCGCTGCTCCAGGGTGTGACCGACGAGGACATCGAAAGCGCGTTCGGCCGGCTCCTCCTCGCGGACGGCCCGGGCGGCACGCCGCGCCCCGAGGTGCCCGCGGCGGCACCCTCCCCTCCCGCATCGTCGCTTTCGCCCGAGGCGATCGCCTCGGCGCTCGACCGCCTGGAACTCGGGCCCGAGGGCCCCGAAAGGACGCGGGAGGAGCCGCCCCCGGAAGAGGCCCCGCCGGCGAGGAGCGACCGGATCGAAGCGGAGCTGGACCGCCAGCTGGAAGCCAGGATCGGCGGGGATCCCGGGGCCGAGGATGCGGGAACCGCTCCGGAGCCCGCGGAACCCCCGGCCGGTCTTCGGGGGATGGATCCGGGAACGGCCGAGCTTCTGTCGAGCCTGGAGGAGCTCGAGCAGAGCCTGCCGGAGTCGGGCCCGATCTCGGGAGGCGCGGAGCGCGAGATCGACACCTCCGTGCCCTACGAGCCTCCCCCTCCCCCGGAAGAGGAGCGCTCGCTCGAGGAGGTGCTGGAGACGATCCAGGAGGGAGCCGCGGCCCCGACCGGAGGAGGGGCCGAACCCGCGAATCCCTCGGGCGAGAAGCGCGAGGCCGCAGCCTCCTCGCGCGGAACCCGGGCGGGCCTGCTGGCTGTGGTGCTTCTCCTGGCAGGCGGGGGCGGCGCGGGGTACTTGGCTCTCCGGCAACCCGTTCCGGCGCGGCCCGCGCTCGCCCGTCTCGCGCCCTCGGGAGAGGTGGCGCGGCCGGCGGGGCCCCCCGTGCCGGATCCGATCGCGCAGCGGCCCCTCCCGAAGCCGGCGGGCCTGATCGCCGGAGGGGAGAGGACCGCACCCCGCGAGGCGGCCAGCAGCGGGAGCGGGGAAGCTCCGCGCCCGGCGGCGTCCCGGGTCCGGCTGGCCGGGATCGGCGAACTCGACGGGCCCCTGCGCCTGGTCGCCTCGACCTCTCCCCGCCTCCCCCCGGGCGTCCCTCCCGAGCTCAAGAGGGCGCGGGTGTTCGTCAAGGTGCTGGTCGGCCCCGACGGCTCGGTGCGCGACTCCCAAGTGATGATGGAGCCGGGCCACGGACTCGGCGCGATCGCCAGGGAAGAGGTCCGCCGCTGGCGGTACGAGCCGCCGAGGGCTCACGGGCTGCCGGTCGAGGTCTGGAAGACTGAGGTGGTCGACTTCGGACGCTGA
- a CDS encoding 30S ribosomal protein S21 — MPDSTYVVVKDDLEKALRRFRRKVEKFGIRKAIRQHEYYEKPSERRRRRRRENERKRRKAERKAAAKR; from the coding sequence ATGCCCGATTCGACCTACGTGGTCGTCAAGGACGACCTCGAGAAGGCGCTCCGGCGGTTCCGCCGGAAGGTGGAGAAGTTCGGCATCCGGAAGGCGATCCGGCAGCACGAGTACTACGAGAAGCCCTCGGAGCGCCGCCGCCGCCGCCGCCGGGAGAACGAGCGGAAGCGCCGCAAGGCGGAGCGCAAGGCGGCCGCGAAGCGATAG